The genomic stretch ACTAGTAGTGGCATTTTTCCAAATGATTCAAAAACGTTACAACTAGTCAATTTAATTGTCACTTTTTATATTAGAGTTTGAAAAGGTGACTAACCAACCTCTATTTTGCTACACACGTGTTGAATAAAACTTCAAAATATTTTATACAATCTAAGAAAGAAAACAAAGTTTAATTTAGGACGGTTAAGACGTTACCGCTCTGTTATCGGTGGCAACTCCAGATATGATAAACATAAGATAAAATGTGATTATGAATTCCATCACAAAAGCTTGCAGATTTGATCCAGCTGCAAGTGTTCCTACAAACTGATCATGTTTGCCACTAAATAAAAGTCTAAGTGTTCCACTTGCAAGTGTGGAACCAAAGACTTGAGCTGCAATATAAGCTGGTACCTATACAAAGAATAATTTGAAAATAATTACATGCCATGTAACAATAATGAAATGGTATAAATTTAAGTTTCATTTTTTCTAGGTACATGTGTGAACACGCAATTTTGGATTTGAATAAATTTTCAATGAAATGGTGTGTTCACAATGTGAAATAAATTGGATATTATAAAATATTGTGAAAAGGTCAAAGTAGGATGAACTAATTTGACCTCTAATTTCCTACCTAAAAAAATAAAGATGAATGTCCAAGTTGAAAAATGCTGAGTTTGGTTTACCTGTTTCAATGGAAATCTTCTGGTGGTAGCAAAAGCGATCGTAACTGCCGGATTAAAATGAGCACCGGAGATATGACCAAGAGAGTAAACAAGCACCATGACAGCAAGTCCCCAAACAATTGAAATTCCAGGAAGTGTGACAACGTTGTCATTGTTCTTGTTCACCGCCACAGCAGCACAACCAGCAAATATTAAGAAATAGGTTCCTACCACTTCAGCTACCAACTGAAAAACACAGAAAATGAATCCATTTAATTAACGAGAAAAAACAGAACATTATTTGATTGTGTTTGGAAGACAATAGTAACAGAGAAAAGACGAAACCTTTTGCAAGAGAGAAGCAGTGGCATGTGCGGTTGAATCTTGAGTTATGTTAGAGACATCTTTGTTTACGTTTACAACAATTTCATTGGTTTCATTGCATCCTGAGTTGTCACCCATCACT from Lathyrus oleraceus cultivar Zhongwan6 chromosome 7, CAAS_Psat_ZW6_1.0, whole genome shotgun sequence encodes the following:
- the LOC127106295 gene encoding nodulin-26 is translated as MGDNSGCNETNEIVVNVNKDVSNITQDSTAHATASLLQKLVAEVVGTYFLIFAGCAAVAVNKNNDNVVTLPGISIVWGLAVMVLVYSLGHISGAHFNPAVTIAFATTRRFPLKQVPAYIAAQVFGSTLASGTLRLLFSGKHDQFVGTLAAGSNLQAFVMEFIITFYLMFIISGVATDNRAIGELAGIAVGSTVLLNVMFAGPITGASMNPARSIGPAFVHNEYRGIWIYMISPIVGAVSGAWVYNVIRYTDKPVREITKSGSFLKGAKP